In Brachypodium distachyon strain Bd21 chromosome 2, Brachypodium_distachyon_v3.0, whole genome shotgun sequence, one genomic interval encodes:
- the LOC100839202 gene encoding lipid phosphate phosphatase 2 isoform X2 — protein MPAPAAPAIRLGAPHPYLKTHGAKVARLHLLDWVVLVLLAVADGVLNLIEPFHRFVGQDMMADLRFPLKDNTVPVWAVPVLAVLGPMLIIAAIYVKRRNAYDLHHAILGLLFSVLITGVITDAIKDGVGRPRPNFFWRCFPDGVPKYNNFTGQVICHGDKGVIKEGHKSFPSGHTSWSFAGLGFLSWYLAGKIRAFDRGGHIAKLCIVILPLLLAAMVGVSRVDDYWHHWQDVFTGGILGLVVASFCYLQFFPPPSGDQDDFVAIR, from the exons atgccggcaccggcggcgccggcgattCGGCTGGGCGCGCCGCACCCGTACCTGAAGACCCACGGGGCGAAAGTGGCCCGGCTGCACCTGCTCGACTGGGTGGTGCTGGTGCTCCTGGCCGTGGCGGACGGCGTGCTCAACCTCATCGAGCCCTTCCACCGCTTCGTCGGCCAAGACATGATGGCCGACCTCCGCTTCCCGCTCAAGGACAACACCGTCCCCGTCTGGGCCGTCCCG GTGCTCGCCGTCCTCGGGCCGATGCTCATCATCGCCGCCATCTATGTCAAGAGGAGGAACGCCTACGACCTGCACCACGCCATACTAG GGCTTCTGTTCTCCGTGCTCATAACGGGCGTGATCACGGACGCGATCAAGGACGGCGTTGGCCGGCCTCGCCCAAACTTCTTCTGGCGCTGCTTCCCCGACGGAGTCCCG AAATACAACAACTTTACGGGACAAGTGATATGCCACGGGGACAAGGGCGTCATCAAGGAAGGGCACAAGAGCTTCCCCAGTGGCCACACCTCAT GGTCCTTCGCGGGGCTGGGGTTCCTGTCGTGGTACCTGGCGGGCAAGATCAGGGCGTTCGACAGAGGCGGCCATATCGCCAAGCTCTGCATCGTCATCCTGCCGttgctcctcgccgccatggTCGGCGTCTCCCGGGTCGACGACTACTGGCACCACTGGCAGGACGTCTTCACCGGTGGAATCCTTG GGCTGGTGGTTGCTTCGTTTTGCTACCTTCAGTTCTTCCCGCCTCCCTCTGGTGACCAAG ACGATTTTGTAGCCATCCGATAG
- the LOC100839202 gene encoding lipid phosphate phosphatase 2 isoform X1 translates to MPAPAAPAIRLGAPHPYLKTHGAKVARLHLLDWVVLVLLAVADGVLNLIEPFHRFVGQDMMADLRFPLKDNTVPVWAVPVLAVLGPMLIIAAIYVKRRNAYDLHHAILGLLFSVLITGVITDAIKDGVGRPRPNFFWRCFPDGVPKYNNFTGQVICHGDKGVIKEGHKSFPSGHTSWSFAGLGFLSWYLAGKIRAFDRGGHIAKLCIVILPLLLAAMVGVSRVDDYWHHWQDVFTGGILGLVVASFCYLQFFPPPSGDQGLWPHAYFHHILSPEAENQVQSIIPPANGDSPRRHAALELRTTSQLELDSMEAGSRDR, encoded by the exons atgccggcaccggcggcgccggcgattCGGCTGGGCGCGCCGCACCCGTACCTGAAGACCCACGGGGCGAAAGTGGCCCGGCTGCACCTGCTCGACTGGGTGGTGCTGGTGCTCCTGGCCGTGGCGGACGGCGTGCTCAACCTCATCGAGCCCTTCCACCGCTTCGTCGGCCAAGACATGATGGCCGACCTCCGCTTCCCGCTCAAGGACAACACCGTCCCCGTCTGGGCCGTCCCG GTGCTCGCCGTCCTCGGGCCGATGCTCATCATCGCCGCCATCTATGTCAAGAGGAGGAACGCCTACGACCTGCACCACGCCATACTAG GGCTTCTGTTCTCCGTGCTCATAACGGGCGTGATCACGGACGCGATCAAGGACGGCGTTGGCCGGCCTCGCCCAAACTTCTTCTGGCGCTGCTTCCCCGACGGAGTCCCG AAATACAACAACTTTACGGGACAAGTGATATGCCACGGGGACAAGGGCGTCATCAAGGAAGGGCACAAGAGCTTCCCCAGTGGCCACACCTCAT GGTCCTTCGCGGGGCTGGGGTTCCTGTCGTGGTACCTGGCGGGCAAGATCAGGGCGTTCGACAGAGGCGGCCATATCGCCAAGCTCTGCATCGTCATCCTGCCGttgctcctcgccgccatggTCGGCGTCTCCCGGGTCGACGACTACTGGCACCACTGGCAGGACGTCTTCACCGGTGGAATCCTTG GGCTGGTGGTTGCTTCGTTTTGCTACCTTCAGTTCTTCCCGCCTCCCTCTGGTGACCAAG GGCTGTGGCCTCATGCATACTTCCACCACATCCTGAGCCCCGAAGCCGAGAACCAAGTGCAGTCGATAATACCACCGGCGAACGGCGATTCGCCTCGACGGCATGCTGCGTTGGAGCTGAGGACCACCAGCCAATTAGAACTAGATTCCATGGAAGCAGGCAGTCGAGACCGGTAG